AGCGCGAGCACGGTCTTGCCCATGCCACCCGCACCGTCGAGGATCACCGGGCGATCGGTTTCGCGCAGCAGGTCGCTCACGGCGCGCACGTCCGCCGCGCGCCCGACGAATCGCGCAGCGGGCAGCGGGGCGGTGGGGCGCCGCCAGCCGGTCGGTGAATCGTCCGGGGCGCGGTGGGTCGCGTGATACAGTGCCGCCATGACCTTCTGTGCCAGATCGTCGGGGGTGGTGAAGGTCTTATAGAGGGGTTCGCCGTCGAAGCTCGCCTTGAACGCCTTCAGGCGGGACGCGCCCGGCTCGCCTTCGACGAACTCTGGCGGCCACTCGTGGGACTCGTCCACAAAGAAGCACAGCCGGGGAATGCCACGCGCAGTCGCCCAGTCATATTCGAGCGCGGTGATCGAGCGTTCGCCGTCGCCGCCCTGCGTATCCGTGGGAACCCAGCCGTAACGATGCGCATAGATGCCGACCAGAAAATCGGCGTCGTGCAGATAGTGCTGGCAGGTATGCACGGCGGCGGCATCTTGCGCGGGGAAGTGCTCCATCATGATCGGGTGCAGGCCAAGCTCGCGTAGGGCGTGATCGACCGCCGCGCGGTGCGCGCGCAGATCGTCGCTGGTGGAACTCACAAACACAGCGTGCGGGCGGTTCATGCTGCGCTCCCGCAGGTGGGCGGGGTGGGGCTAGAAGTGTGTGAACTGGTCCGCGTTGAGGACGAAGATCGTCGCGTTGTGGTCGGCTTCGCCTTCGGGCGTGGGAATCGTCTCGCGGAAGATATTGAGCGCCGCCTCGATCTGGTCTTCTTCGACGCCGATGAGCACGGTGGTGCTGCCCTTGCGCAAAAAGCCGCCCGTGCTGCTCAATTCGGTGACGCGCAGCCCGGCGTCGAGCAGCCGGGGACGCACTCGTTCTTCGCTATCGCCGCGCAGGATGGCAAGGATCAGTTTTGTCGTCATATCTGCTCGAATCGCTCCACGTTCAGCACAAACACGGTCGCGCCGCCGACTTCGACCTCGACAAACGCGCCCATCATCGCCGCCGATTCGACGATGTTAGGGCCAGCGGGGATCAGGCGCGTGCGGCGTTCGCATGTTTCTTTGAGCATGCCTAACAGCGCACCGACCCGGTGATCCTCCACGCCGGCCAGCAGCGTGGTGTTGCCCACGCTAAAAAATCCGCCGGTGCTGGCCACCCGCGTGATGCGATATCCGGCATCGGTCAGGGCCTTGCTGGTGCGCTCAGCGTCCTGGTCTTGGACGATGGCAACGATCAGTTTCATTCGTCCTCCGTGGTGGGACCTCTCACGCGCAGTGTAGCACAGAATTTGGCCCACCAGCAATTGTGTATTGTTACGCAAGCGGAAACCGTTGGGAATAATCGCGGCTTTTGCTTATAAAAGTATAAATTGTAGCGAACTTTCCGTATTCTCTTTTAATCTTATATTAATTGTGTTTCGCTATTATGTAAGCATCCTGTCATACAACGTGATCAAGTATACTAGAATGAGATGACTATGCTTGCATCTATCGTGGATGGACGTCATATGAATAACCGATCAACGGACGCACGGGCGGCTATTATCCTCTTCGTGGACGACAATGCGGCACTGCTGCGCAGCGTGGAACGGTTACTGCGTATGGAAGGGTTCCAGACCCTGCTCGCATCCGATGGCAGCGAGGCGCTTCACCTGATGGAGTCCGTCACGCAGCTCCCGGACCTGATCATCAGCGACATCGCCATGCCGCGCATGGACGGGTTCGAGCTGTTCGAGACGATCCGCCAGCGCCCGGAGTGGATGGATATCCCATTCCTATTTTTGACCGCGCGCGACCAGCTCGACGATCTGCGGCGCGGTTATGCGCTGGGGGCGGACGATTACCTCGTGAAACCGCTCGACCAGGAGCGGCTGATCATGATCATTCGGGGCAAGCTCAAGCGTCGCACGGAGCTGCTGGAGAGCATCCAAAGCCAGCAGGACGCGCTCAGCTCCGCCAAGCGCGAGCTGTCGCTGATGGTGGCGCACGAGTTGCGCACGCCGCTGGTGTCGATCAGCATGGTGACCGATATCCTATCCCGTGAGCTGAACAAGATGGGCGCGGGCCAGCTCGACGAGATGGTAGACACCATGCAGAGCGGCAGCAGCCGCCTGTCGCGGTTGGTCGAGCAGATGGTGCTGTACGTGCAGTTTCAGTCCGGCGCGCTGTTGGAAGCGATCGAGATGGCGGTGCGGCCCGGCTACGTGCGCGACGCGATCATCGGCGCGATCGACCGCGCGCGGCAGTTCAACTACCGGCGGCGCGACATCGCGGTACGCTTCGAAGAACTGGACCCCGGCATGATGATCAGCGGTGACCTCGCGTCGCTGCGGCAGGCGATGGCCGAGGTGATCTCGAACGCGATGGCGTTCTCCCAACCCACCGACGAGGTTCAGATCACACAGTGGGTCGCCGAGAACCTGGTGTGGATCACCATCACCGACCAGGGACCGGGCATCCCTGAAGACGAGCTGGAGCGGGTGTTCGAGCCGTTCCACCAATCGAACCGCCAGCGCTTCGAACAGCAGGGCATCGGCATCGGGCTGGCGCTGGCGCGCGGCATCATCGAGGCGCACGGCGGCGCGCTGATGCTGCGCTCGAAGGAAGGGCGCGGCACGCAGGTTACGATCTCGCTGCCGCTCTACGGCGCCGACGACAGCTTCGTGGACCCCTACTGATCATCTGCCTGTGTCACATTTTGTAACCGCGACGTCCCTGGCCTGCGCCGGGGGCGTTTTTTGTGTTTGCGCCTGGCGGGCGATTGACCCTCCCGAAACGCAGGCCCTTCACGCTACAATAGGTCCGGCGCGGCACGTACCACGGGAGCAGCGACGATGGCCCGATTTTTGAAACCTGACGTGCAGGGTGATATGCACCGGCAGCAGGCGCTCGACGTACTCGGCGCGGCACTGGACGCCGTCGATCCGGGCGCGGCAGTGCTGCGGGCACTCCACCGGGACGGCGCGATCCTGGACGTTGGCGGGCGGCGGTACGACCTGGACGACTACGACCACGTATGGATCGTAGGGGCGGGCAAGGCGGGTGCGCCAATGGCGCAGGCTGCCGAGGCGGTGTTGGGCGACCGGCTGAACGGCGGTCACGTGGTCGTCAAAACTGGCTACGCGCTGCCTACCGCGACGGTCCGGCTGTGGGAGGCGGCGCATCCCGTGCCGGACGAGGCCGGATTGCAGGGCGCGCAGCGCATCGCGGATTTGCTGCGCGGCGCGGGCGAGCGCGATTTGGTGTTGTGTTTGTTGTCCGGCGGCGGATCGGCGCTGCTGACGCTGCCGGTCGAGGGCGTGACGCTGGGCGACATCCAGGCGCTGACGCAAACGCTGCTGCTCTCCGGCGCGCCGATCCAGGCGATTAACACGCTGCGCAAGCATCTGTCGCAGGTGAAGGGCGGCCAACTGGCCCGGCTGGCGCACCCCGCGACGCTGGTCGCGCTGATCCTCTCCGACGTGGTGGGCAGTCCGCTGGACGTGATCGCGTCCGGGCCAACCGTGCCGGACACGTCCACGTTTGCCGACGCGCAGGCGATCCTCGATGAGTACGGCATCCGTGAGACGATCCCGGACGCGATCCGCCGCACCCTGGACGCGGGCGCAGCGGGGCGGATCCCCGACACGCCCAAGCCCGGCGATCCCACGCTGGCGAGCGTGCACAACACGATCGTGGCCGACAACGCGATCGCGGCGGGGGCGGCGGTGGGGCGTGCGGAGGCGCTCGGCTTTCACACGCTGCTGCTCTCGACCTTTGTCG
This window of the Aggregatilinea lenta genome carries:
- a CDS encoding cyclic-di-AMP receptor, encoding MTTKLILAILRGDSEERVRPRLLDAGLRVTELSSTGGFLRKGSTTVLIGVEEDQIEAALNIFRETIPTPEGEADHNATIFVLNADQFTHF
- a CDS encoding hybrid sensor histidine kinase/response regulator, with protein sequence MNNRSTDARAAIILFVDDNAALLRSVERLLRMEGFQTLLASDGSEALHLMESVTQLPDLIISDIAMPRMDGFELFETIRQRPEWMDIPFLFLTARDQLDDLRRGYALGADDYLVKPLDQERLIMIIRGKLKRRTELLESIQSQQDALSSAKRELSLMVAHELRTPLVSISMVTDILSRELNKMGAGQLDEMVDTMQSGSSRLSRLVEQMVLYVQFQSGALLEAIEMAVRPGYVRDAIIGAIDRARQFNYRRRDIAVRFEELDPGMMISGDLASLRQAMAEVISNAMAFSQPTDEVQITQWVAENLVWITITDQGPGIPEDELERVFEPFHQSNRQRFEQQGIGIGLALARGIIEAHGGALMLRSKEGRGTQVTISLPLYGADDSFVDPY
- a CDS encoding glycerate kinase type-2 family protein produces the protein MARFLKPDVQGDMHRQQALDVLGAALDAVDPGAAVLRALHRDGAILDVGGRRYDLDDYDHVWIVGAGKAGAPMAQAAEAVLGDRLNGGHVVVKTGYALPTATVRLWEAAHPVPDEAGLQGAQRIADLLRGAGERDLVLCLLSGGGSALLTLPVEGVTLGDIQALTQTLLLSGAPIQAINTLRKHLSQVKGGQLARLAHPATLVALILSDVVGSPLDVIASGPTVPDTSTFADAQAILDEYGIRETIPDAIRRTLDAGAAGRIPDTPKPGDPTLASVHNTIVADNAIAAGAAVGRAEALGFHTLLLSTFVEGEAREVAKVTAALAKEIVTYGRPVPRPACLILGGETTVTVRGEGKGGRNQELALAAALGIAGWDDVLIAALATDGSDGPTDAAGGLVDGSTVTRGSAQGLDARAALAANDAYPYLAQVGDLLITGPTNTNVNDITAIFVF
- a CDS encoding cyclic-di-AMP receptor, coding for MKLIVAIVQDQDAERTSKALTDAGYRITRVASTGGFFSVGNTTLLAGVEDHRVGALLGMLKETCERRTRLIPAGPNIVESAAMMGAFVEVEVGGATVFVLNVERFEQI